From the genome of Nodosilinea sp. FACHB-141, one region includes:
- the drmD gene encoding DISARM system SNF2-like helicase DrmD, with product MRLISIPEQGQLVDVRQSRFVVTDIQQTVPPQSPVISGLPTAQHLVTLSSVEDDGLGDELQVIWELEAGAHVYEKSELPEPMGFDSPDRLDAFLDAVRWGAASSADIRNVQSPFRSGIDIEDYQLDPVVRAIQMPRVNLLVADDVGLGKTIEAGLVAQELILRQRVRRILVVCPSSLQVQWKEQMRDKFGLDFRIVDSALMKDLRRRRGIHVNPWTHFPRLITSIDFLKRDRSLRLFREVLPAEGESIYPRRFDLMIVDEAHNVAPSGSGKYAIDSQRTAAIRLLEPHFEHKLFLTATPHNGYPESFTALLELLDNQRFARGVKADPNQLQVVMVRRLKRELPPHWDGTPRFPERRLEAIAVDYSTEEREVHQQLQQYTERRRQGAKDDATELYATEFVLKLLKKRLFSSPEAFRSTLEQHRHSLESATRKKASRFTKPSVGILRRQLEQVEEEFADDGVYEEATEDAIASSSRLFRAPSSEEQRLLKTMQQWADAASRQPDSKAQELLDWITTVIAPISQSKRGIGGEGREWSDQRVIIFTEYRATQKWLYNLLAAEGLVAGDRLMTIYGGMESLEREKVKAAFQTDPEKSPVRILLATDAASEGLDLQNYCSRLIHYEIPWNPNRMEQRNGRIDRHGQRAASVQVYHFVGKGYRETATAGVKPGDLEGDLEFLMRAALKVNAIREDLGKVGPVIAAQVEEAMLGRRVTLDTALAERESEPLRRMLKFERSVRDRIEQLKEQLSETRRTLRLTPEHIESVVSIGLELAEQPALMPVEVPDVNGTVYSLPALKGSWADCSDGLDHPHTKEIRPIVFDPNLSHGRDDVVLVHLNHRLVQMCLRLLRAEVWSREGRKRLHRVTARLVPSSALEHPVVVAYGRLVILGGDQQRLHEEVITAGGMLKEGRFSRLNVGQVQQALAAALPEQVPESFQQRLMDLWPGHKDQLLRSLEVRMDERTNGLQKALQDRCDKEVADITAIMTELRQQILKELEQPEVEQLTLFSTTEKEQFERNLSSLQLRVEQIPQEIEQESAIIRSRFHDPTPRLFPLAVTYLIPQKLLH from the coding sequence GTGCGCCTTATTTCTATTCCCGAACAGGGGCAGCTAGTAGATGTACGTCAGAGCCGCTTTGTGGTGACGGACATCCAGCAGACCGTCCCACCCCAAAGCCCGGTTATTTCTGGTCTGCCAACGGCCCAGCACCTGGTGACATTGTCTTCGGTAGAGGATGATGGGCTGGGCGATGAGCTACAGGTGATTTGGGAGCTAGAGGCGGGTGCCCACGTCTACGAGAAGTCGGAGTTGCCGGAGCCGATGGGGTTTGATTCCCCCGATCGCCTAGATGCCTTTCTCGATGCAGTGCGCTGGGGGGCGGCCTCATCGGCGGATATTCGCAATGTACAGTCGCCCTTTCGCAGCGGCATTGATATTGAGGATTACCAGCTCGACCCGGTGGTGCGCGCCATTCAGATGCCCCGAGTGAACCTGCTGGTGGCGGATGATGTGGGTTTGGGTAAAACCATTGAGGCGGGGTTGGTAGCTCAGGAGCTGATCCTAAGGCAGCGGGTGCGACGGATTTTGGTGGTGTGCCCTTCGTCGCTTCAGGTGCAGTGGAAGGAGCAAATGCGCGACAAGTTCGGTCTGGACTTTCGCATTGTCGATAGCGCCCTGATGAAAGACCTGCGGCGCAGGCGGGGTATTCATGTGAACCCGTGGACTCACTTTCCTCGGCTGATTACCTCGATTGACTTTTTGAAGCGCGATCGCAGCCTGCGCCTGTTCCGTGAGGTGTTGCCAGCAGAGGGAGAATCGATCTACCCTCGCCGGTTTGACCTGATGATTGTCGATGAGGCCCACAATGTGGCCCCCTCGGGTAGCGGCAAGTATGCCATCGACTCGCAACGGACGGCGGCGATTCGGCTACTAGAGCCCCACTTTGAGCACAAGCTGTTTCTCACGGCGACCCCCCACAACGGCTATCCCGAGAGCTTTACGGCCTTGCTGGAACTGTTGGACAATCAGCGATTTGCTCGGGGCGTGAAGGCAGACCCCAACCAGCTCCAGGTGGTAATGGTGCGGCGGCTGAAGCGAGAATTGCCCCCCCACTGGGATGGCACCCCCCGGTTTCCAGAGCGACGACTGGAGGCGATCGCAGTGGACTACAGCACCGAGGAGCGCGAGGTACACCAACAGCTTCAGCAATATACCGAGCGGCGGCGGCAGGGGGCGAAGGATGATGCCACCGAACTCTACGCCACCGAGTTTGTGCTAAAGCTGCTGAAGAAGCGGCTATTTTCCTCCCCAGAGGCGTTTCGGAGCACCCTAGAGCAGCACCGGCACTCGTTGGAGTCTGCCACCCGAAAGAAAGCCTCTCGCTTTACAAAACCCTCAGTGGGCATTCTGCGGCGGCAGCTAGAGCAGGTAGAGGAAGAGTTTGCCGACGATGGGGTGTACGAAGAGGCGACTGAAGACGCGATCGCATCGTCGAGCCGACTATTCCGTGCCCCCAGCTCAGAAGAGCAGCGACTGCTAAAGACTATGCAGCAGTGGGCTGATGCTGCGTCCCGCCAACCCGACTCGAAAGCCCAGGAACTGTTGGACTGGATCACGACAGTGATCGCTCCAATCTCCCAGAGCAAAAGAGGGATCGGGGGTGAAGGGCGGGAGTGGTCAGATCAACGGGTGATTATCTTCACCGAGTATCGGGCGACCCAGAAGTGGCTCTACAACCTACTGGCCGCCGAGGGCCTGGTGGCGGGCGATCGCCTCATGACTATCTACGGCGGCATGGAGTCCCTGGAGCGAGAAAAGGTGAAAGCGGCATTCCAGACCGACCCTGAAAAGTCTCCGGTACGGATTTTGTTGGCCACCGATGCCGCCTCGGAAGGTTTGGACTTGCAAAACTACTGCTCGCGGCTGATCCATTACGAGATTCCCTGGAACCCCAACCGCATGGAGCAGCGCAATGGCCGCATCGATCGACACGGGCAGCGGGCCGCATCAGTCCAGGTCTATCACTTTGTCGGTAAAGGCTACCGCGAGACGGCTACGGCGGGGGTGAAGCCGGGAGATCTAGAAGGAGATCTGGAGTTTTTGATGCGGGCGGCGCTGAAGGTAAACGCTATTCGCGAAGACCTAGGTAAGGTGGGGCCGGTAATTGCTGCTCAGGTAGAAGAGGCGATGCTGGGGCGGCGAGTAACGTTGGATACGGCCTTAGCAGAACGGGAATCAGAACCCCTGCGACGCATGCTGAAGTTTGAGCGCTCGGTGCGCGATCGCATCGAACAGCTCAAAGAACAGCTTAGTGAAACCCGCCGCACTCTGCGCCTTACCCCAGAGCACATTGAGTCGGTGGTCAGCATTGGTTTGGAGCTGGCGGAGCAGCCAGCCCTGATGCCGGTTGAAGTACCCGATGTCAACGGAACGGTGTACAGCTTACCGGCGCTGAAGGGGAGCTGGGCCGACTGCTCCGATGGGCTGGATCACCCCCACACTAAAGAGATTCGCCCGATTGTGTTTGACCCCAACCTCTCCCATGGGCGGGATGATGTGGTGCTGGTACACCTCAACCATCGGCTGGTGCAGATGTGCCTGCGGCTGCTGCGGGCGGAGGTGTGGTCGCGGGAGGGGCGCAAGCGCTTGCATCGGGTAACGGCGCGGCTGGTGCCCAGTTCTGCTCTGGAGCATCCGGTGGTGGTGGCCTACGGGCGGCTGGTAATTTTGGGCGGTGACCAACAGCGCCTTCATGAGGAAGTGATCACCGCTGGGGGCATGCTCAAGGAAGGGCGCTTTAGTCGGCTGAATGTGGGCCAGGTGCAGCAGGCGTTAGCGGCAGCTCTGCCCGAGCAGGTGCCAGAGTCGTTTCAGCAACGGCTGATGGATCTGTGGCCTGGCCATAAAGATCAATTACTGCGATCGCTCGAAGTTCGCATGGATGAGCGCACCAATGGTCTTCAAAAGGCCCTGCAAGACCGCTGCGACAAAGAGGTTGCCGACATTACCGCCATCATGACCGAACTGCGGCAGCAGATCCTCAAAGAGCTAGAGCAACCTGAGGTAGAGCAGCTAACTCTGTTTAGCACCACCGAGAAGGAGCAGTTTGAGCGCAACCTCAGCAGCCTTCAGCTTCGGGTTGAGCAAATTCCTCAAGAGATTGAGCAGGAGTCCGCCATCATTCGATCGCGGTTTCATGACCCAACCCCTCGGCTATTTCCCCTAGCCGTGACGTATTTGATACCGCAAAAACTATTGCACTAA
- a CDS encoding ASCH domain-containing protein, giving the protein MLTTEVAQFPDRLRAMSIHFPFAWAIVHGEKDFEYRTRATKYRGMFLIHSSGTKDSDEYMAEYNIPQDQIIRKAIIGAVELVDCVEDPEGEGYFYELESPIVFEKAIPATGQQSIFWPASTPERVRAFNQAFEQMPKYPFKIEYEDDLIILLNHEANIEIGVLGNGFWQKLMPRIQNGQIDLAVTEIDALLDEIPETEEDT; this is encoded by the coding sequence ATGTTAACTACTGAGGTTGCTCAGTTTCCAGATAGGTTGAGGGCGATGTCGATTCACTTTCCCTTTGCCTGGGCTATTGTTCATGGCGAAAAGGATTTTGAATATCGAACTAGGGCCACAAAATACCGGGGAATGTTTCTCATTCATTCCAGCGGCACGAAAGACTCTGATGAATATATGGCGGAATACAATATTCCCCAAGATCAAATTATTCGCAAAGCCATTATTGGTGCTGTGGAGCTAGTGGATTGTGTTGAAGATCCTGAAGGTGAGGGCTATTTCTATGAATTGGAAAGCCCAATAGTCTTTGAAAAAGCAATTCCCGCTACTGGCCAGCAATCAATCTTCTGGCCTGCCAGCACTCCTGAGCGGGTACGGGCGTTTAATCAGGCATTCGAACAAATGCCCAAGTATCCTTTCAAAATTGAGTACGAGGACGATCTAATTATTCTGCTTAACCATGAAGCCAATATTGAAATTGGCGTTCTAGGGAATGGTTTTTGGCAGAAACTTATGCCTCGAATCCAGAATGGTCAGATTGATCTGGCTGTAACTGAAATTGATGCTCTTCTGGATGAAATTCCCGAGACAGAAGAAGATACCTAA